One Amaranthus tricolor cultivar Red isolate AtriRed21 chromosome 1, ASM2621246v1, whole genome shotgun sequence DNA window includes the following coding sequences:
- the LOC130799460 gene encoding linamarin synthase 2-like produces the protein MATQKPHIVCLPTPLQGHINPMMQLAKLLHSKGCYITMVLTEFDAARLAANSSSLQGLHDFSVETIPDGLPSDNKRGVLDLPGLCRGLVSGVPAEGFRRVLKKIECSPDIPKVKSMIIDTFMYFAHEVANELGIPWVTLFTSGAAAMISFMQNDELVNRGHFSFKDESCLTNGYLNTPADWIPGLIKETKLKHLPTFIRTTDPNDTLFNFTAEAGRRFLTTKALILNTFDDLELKALEAIKPMNIPNLFTISPFLMLCQQPNDHEILPFKTNLWKEDLSCLEWLDKRSPKSVIYVNYGSLAILTPKQLEEFAWGLANSNYPFLWVIRSNLVEGELSNILSSDYMEEIKDRGFISSWCPQQKVLKHPSVAVFLTHSGWNSILESMSAEMPMICWSFFAEQQLNCLYVCQEWKIGVEMEEGEVRKEKIEELVKEMMEGEKGKETRRNVGEWKRKALEATRHGGSSHSNFEKLVKYLIS, from the exons ATGGCAACCCAAAAACCTCATATAGTATGTCTTCCAACACCATTACAAGGGCACATAAACCCAATGATGCAACTAGCAAAACTCCTACATTCAAAAGGCTGTTACATAACCATGGTTCTAACTGAGTTTGATGCTGCCAGGCTCGCCGCAAACTCATCTTCTCTACAAGGCTTACATGACTTCTCTGTGGAAACAATTCCTGATGGGTTGCCGTCTGATAACAAGCGCGGCGTGTTAGACTTGCCGGGTTTGTGTCGTGGGCTTGTTTCCGGGGTCCCAGCTGAGGGTTTTAGGAGAGTTTTGAAGAAGATTGAGTGTTCTCCTGATATTCCTAAGGTTAAGAGTATGATAATTGATACATTTATGTACTTTGCACATGAAGTTGCTAATGAATTGGGTATTCCATGGGTCACTCTTTTCACTTCTGGTGCTGCTGCTATGATTTCTTTTATGCAGAATGATGAGCTTGTCAATAGGGGCCACTTCTCTTTCAAAG ATGAAAGCTGCCTTACAAATGGGTATCTTAATACACCAGCAGATTGGATTCCTGGGCTAATCAAAGAGACAAAACTGAAGCATCTTCCTACATTCATTCGAACAACTGATCCAAATGACACATTGTTCAACTTCACTGCAGAAGCAGGGAGAAGATTCTTAACTACCAAAGCCCTAATTCTTAACACATTTGATGATCTTGAACTCAAAGCTTTAGAAGCTATCAAACCCATGAACATACCTAATCTCTTCACAATTAGCCCTTTCTTAATGCTATGTCAACAACCAAATGATCATGAAATTCTcccttttaaaacaaatttatggAAGGAAGATTTGAGTTGTTTAGAATGGTTGGATAAAAGAAGTCCAAAATCAGTCATTTATGTTAATTATGGGAGTTTAGCTATCTTAACTCCTAAGCAATTAGAGGAGTTTGCATGGGGATTAGCAAATAGTAATTATCCCTTTTTGTGGGTTATTAGATCTAATCttgttgaaggagaattatcaaatattttgaGTAGTGATTACATGGAGGAGATTAAGGATAGAGGGTTTATTTCGAGTTGGTGTCCACAACAGAAAGTGTTGAAGCATCCTTCTGTTGCGGTTTTTTTAACTCACAGTGGATGGAACTCGATTCTGGAAAGTATGAGCGCGGAAATGCCCATGATTTGTTGGTCATTTTTTGCTGaacaacaattgaattgtttaTATGTATGTCAAGAGTGGAAGATTGGGGTGGAAATGGAGGAAGGAGAGGTGAGGAAAGAAAAGATTGAAGAGTTAGTAAAAGAGATGATGGAAGGGGAGAAAGGGAAGGAAACTAGGAGGAATGTTGGTGAATGGAAGAGGAAAGCATTGGAAGCTACAAGACATGGTGGTTCATCTCATTCTAATTTTGAAAAGTTGGTGAAATACCTCATATcatga
- the LOC130799466 gene encoding uncharacterized protein LOC130799466: MELDSEDEYIVREEDVRDNIHEKTFEDYLDGSHVLDKMYKNGKIWYQLPFGSIVLEEWLIFKTKTQFLDVFRDYCIQESFSVSVDHVDSKRYIARCLMRDCTWRIYALVLRDKVSWAIKKLEGEHATCGRLEENPMISSAWLCKQLLQDLEANLNVPVDLLQRLCMKRYMIHVKLRLLYKVKSLAREQLHGGFAESYPALPKYAEMIKSTNLGSYALVTWTDSLQFKACFISFTVQVRGFLGGCGPIIGIDVAHLNGYYKGVMLTAVAIDGNNEIFVLVYGIVDTESIDSWTYFFRNLRCLFAQYES, translated from the coding sequence ATGGAGTTGGACAGTGAGGATGAGTACATTGTGAGAGAAGAAGATGTTCGTGATAATATACATGAGAAGACCTTTGAGGATTACTTAGATGGGTCTCATGTGTTAGACAAAATgtacaaaaatggtaaaatctgGTATCAATTACCATTTGGATCTATTGTTCTTGAGGAGTGGTTGATATTTAAAACCAAAACACAGTTTCTAGATGTATTCAGGGATTACTGCATACAAGAGAGCTTCTCTGTTTCAGTTGACCATGTTGACAGTAAGAGGTACATAGCAAGGTGTTTGATGAGGGATTGCACTTGGAGGATTTATGCTTTAGTTCTAAGAGACAAAGTCAGTTGGGCCATAAAGAAGCTAGAAGGAGAGCATGCAACTTGTGGGAGGTTGGAAGAGAATCCTATGATCTCTTCAGCATGGCTATGCAAACAATTGTTACAAGACTTAGAGGCAAACCTAAATGTCCCAGTTGATTTATTGCAGAGGCTGTGCATGAAAAGGTACATGATCCATGTGAAGTTGAGATTGTTATACAAAGTGAAGAGTTTAGCGAGGGAGCAATTACATGGTGGTTTTGCCGAGTCCTATCCAGCTCTTCCAAAGTATGCTGAAATGATAAAGTCCACAAATCTTGGGTCTTATGCTCTAGTTACATGGACTGACAGTTTGCAATTTAAAGCCTGTTTCATATCTTTTACAGTTCAAGTGAGAGGATTCTTAGGTGGTTGTGGACCTATCATAGGAATAGATGTTGCACATTTAAATGGGTATTACAAAGGGGTTATGCTCACTGCAGTTGCAATAGATGGGAATAATGAGATCTTTGTGTTAGTCTATGGGATTGTTGACACAGAGAGCATAGATTCCTGGACTTATTTTTTCAGAAACTTGAGGTGCTTGTTTGCTCAGTATGAATCTTAG